In Vibrio japonicus, one DNA window encodes the following:
- the glpD gene encoding glycerol-3-phosphate dehydrogenase, with the protein MYTNKQNKSSKVLDILVIGGGINGAGIAADAAGRGLSVGLFEANDFASATSSASSKLIHGGLRYLEHYEFRLVSEALAEREVLLKKAPHVAQPMRFRLPHRPYLRPAWMIRCGLFLYDNLGKRTTLPASHMVNLAKSGLLKEEMKVGFEYSDCWVDDARLVLLNILAAQENGAEVANYCKVDRAVREQGIWTVTITNQLTGEQFERKAKALVNAAGPWVKQFFDDGLSTPSPRNIRLIKGSHIVVPKVHDEEQAYILQNKDNRIVFVIPYMGDFSIIGTTDVEYKGDPRNVSIEDDEVDYLVDIVNQHFVKQISADDVVWTYSGVRPLCDDESDSPQAITRDYTLELEQELDQAPLLSIFGGKLTTYRKLGEAAMKKLEPFFSTMGKPWTNHQALPGGNFSCSREQLAKSLTEQYPWLSDKLAMRYVRQFGTYTHKLLANIDSEEEMGEQFAEGVYQCEIDYLIDHEHVKTVKDLLWRRTKLGLYLDEREQSVIAEYINTKRSVDKVMNLSKAS; encoded by the coding sequence ATGTATACAAATAAACAAAATAAGAGTTCAAAGGTACTGGATATACTCGTCATCGGTGGCGGTATCAATGGAGCAGGTATTGCGGCAGACGCTGCAGGACGTGGACTTTCAGTCGGTTTGTTCGAGGCCAATGACTTTGCCTCTGCGACCTCCTCTGCCAGTTCGAAATTGATCCACGGTGGTTTACGTTACCTTGAACACTATGAGTTTCGTTTAGTTTCGGAAGCACTGGCCGAACGTGAAGTTCTCCTAAAGAAAGCACCACATGTCGCTCAGCCAATGCGTTTCCGCTTACCACACCGCCCATACTTGCGTCCGGCGTGGATGATTCGTTGCGGTCTGTTTTTATATGACAACCTAGGAAAACGTACGACACTTCCTGCAAGTCACATGGTCAACCTTGCGAAGTCGGGCCTACTAAAAGAAGAAATGAAAGTCGGTTTTGAATACTCCGACTGTTGGGTTGATGATGCGCGTTTAGTGCTGCTAAACATCTTAGCGGCGCAAGAAAACGGTGCCGAAGTTGCGAACTACTGTAAAGTTGACCGCGCTGTACGAGAACAAGGTATTTGGACTGTCACCATCACCAACCAGTTAACTGGCGAACAATTTGAACGAAAAGCGAAGGCCTTAGTGAATGCCGCTGGCCCTTGGGTCAAACAATTCTTTGATGACGGGCTGAGCACACCATCACCTCGAAACATTCGTTTGATCAAAGGCTCTCACATTGTCGTACCGAAAGTACATGATGAGGAGCAAGCCTACATTCTTCAAAACAAAGACAACCGCATTGTTTTTGTCATCCCATACATGGGGGACTTTTCCATCATTGGAACCACTGACGTGGAATACAAAGGCGATCCTCGTAACGTTTCGATTGAAGATGACGAAGTCGACTACTTGGTGGATATCGTTAACCAACATTTTGTTAAGCAGATTTCGGCTGACGATGTCGTTTGGACATACAGTGGCGTGCGTCCGCTGTGTGATGACGAGTCAGACTCACCTCAAGCGATCACTCGTGATTACACACTTGAGCTTGAACAAGAGTTGGATCAAGCACCGCTTCTCTCTATTTTTGGCGGTAAGTTAACCACTTACCGTAAACTTGGGGAAGCCGCGATGAAGAAACTAGAACCTTTCTTCTCTACCATGGGTAAACCTTGGACCAACCACCAAGCCTTACCTGGTGGTAACTTTAGCTGCAGTCGCGAACAACTAGCGAAGTCACTCACAGAGCAATATCCTTGGCTGTCAGACAAACTGGCGATGCGCTACGTACGACAATTTGGCACTTACACGCATAAGCTCCTAGCGAACATCGATTCAGAAGAAGAGATGGGCGAGCAATTTGCAGAAGGTGTTTACCAGTGTGAGATCGATTATTTGATTGATCACGAACATGTCAAAACAGTAAAAGACTTACTATGGCGCAGAACGAAACTAGGTCTTTACCTAGATGAGCGCGAGCAGTCAGTGATTGCAGAGTACATCAACACAAAGCGATCAGTGGATAAGGTGATGAACTTATCCAAAGCCAGTTAA
- a CDS encoding NnrS family protein: protein MLNITDKKVEEAIPPLLRLGFRPFFLLGSLYAVIAIAVWVWMFQTGQPSALQVPALWWHVHEMLFGFAMAIVVGFVLTAVQNWTGINGTKQTRLAILIVLWLLPRILFWTPVPLWITSTIEAVFIAFAAFEVGSRVIKSKGWRNVFFIPLFILAIVANFASYATIKGMPPFPSSAVWQAMLWWFTLLLSVMGSRVIPFFTARRFNFEKPQPLPILEWLANLPLVALFILSFFPLTFDQLGQPLMVVSGLAHLIRVLRWQPWRTLSEPLVWSLHVAYLCIPVSLLLRGFLSNPFVGHNMIHLFAIGALGGLILAMVTRVTMGHTGRAIYKGPNMTIAFVAIVVAALVRGVGVAFMPEHMMLWVNTSAVLWMFAFGMYLWRFGYMLLTPRVDGHPG, encoded by the coding sequence GTGCTCAACATCACCGATAAAAAAGTAGAGGAAGCAATTCCACCACTTCTCCGTTTAGGTTTTCGACCTTTTTTCTTACTCGGTTCACTTTACGCTGTTATTGCGATTGCAGTGTGGGTTTGGATGTTCCAAACAGGCCAACCTTCGGCACTGCAAGTCCCTGCGCTTTGGTGGCACGTCCATGAAATGTTGTTTGGGTTTGCGATGGCGATAGTTGTTGGGTTTGTTTTGACCGCCGTACAAAACTGGACGGGCATAAATGGGACAAAGCAAACGCGTTTAGCTATCTTAATTGTGCTCTGGTTACTGCCCCGTATTCTATTTTGGACGCCTGTCCCTTTATGGATCACCTCGACAATTGAAGCGGTATTTATTGCATTTGCTGCATTTGAAGTGGGCTCTCGTGTGATTAAATCAAAGGGCTGGCGTAATGTGTTTTTTATCCCTTTATTTATTCTCGCTATTGTTGCTAACTTTGCCAGCTACGCAACGATAAAAGGTATGCCGCCATTTCCTTCTTCTGCGGTTTGGCAAGCGATGTTGTGGTGGTTTACTTTATTGCTGTCGGTGATGGGGAGCCGTGTGATCCCATTTTTCACGGCTCGCCGCTTTAACTTTGAGAAACCTCAACCCCTGCCGATTCTAGAGTGGCTCGCGAACCTGCCTTTGGTTGCGCTGTTTATTTTGAGCTTTTTCCCGTTAACCTTCGATCAGCTAGGTCAGCCGTTGATGGTCGTTTCTGGGCTAGCTCACCTGATTCGGGTACTCAGGTGGCAGCCATGGCGCACGTTGAGTGAACCACTCGTTTGGTCATTACATGTAGCGTATTTGTGTATTCCAGTGAGTCTGCTGCTACGCGGTTTTCTATCGAATCCGTTTGTCGGCCATAACATGATCCACTTGTTTGCGATTGGCGCACTGGGTGGGTTGATACTGGCGATGGTTACGCGTGTCACTATGGGGCACACCGGAAGAGCTATTTATAAAGGGCCGAATATGACGATTGCGTTTGTCGCGATTGTTGTCGCAGCGTTGGTTCGTGGTGTCGGCGTGGCGTTTATGCCCGAACATATGATGCTGTGGGTGAATACCAGTGCCGTGTTATGGATGTTTGCTTTTGGTATGTATCTTTGGAGGTTTGGCTATATGTTGTTGACCCCAAGGGTTGATGGACACCCAGGGTAG
- a CDS encoding gamma-glutamylcyclotransferase family protein codes for MTTYIFGYGSLMNSASRQLTGQTSAAIPAVVSGFKRYWGKIDSSYTLSPLVVNKGDGQVNGVILKIEDSELEGFDIRERGYHRVLIPASQIDCDHSIGESDHVWVYIKDDPEPPCELSPIVQTYVDTVLAGCLEISEQFAKQFIESTIGWHFPLVNDRHAPKYGNLAGVRSEHHQQIDGLLVDVKA; via the coding sequence ATGACTACGTATATATTTGGTTATGGCAGTTTAATGAACTCTGCCTCTCGTCAATTAACAGGGCAAACCTCCGCAGCCATCCCAGCCGTTGTGTCAGGATTTAAACGCTATTGGGGAAAAATCGATAGCAGTTATACCCTTTCTCCCCTTGTTGTGAATAAGGGTGACGGACAGGTGAACGGCGTGATACTAAAAATAGAGGACTCAGAACTCGAAGGGTTTGATATCCGAGAACGGGGATATCACCGCGTGCTGATTCCCGCGAGCCAAATCGATTGTGACCATAGTATCGGCGAAAGCGATCACGTGTGGGTTTATATTAAAGATGATCCTGAACCACCTTGTGAATTAAGCCCAATTGTTCAAACCTATGTCGATACCGTATTAGCGGGATGTTTAGAGATTTCGGAACAGTTCGCAAAACAGTTTATTGAAAGTACGATTGGCTGGCACTTTCCGTTGGTCAATGATCGTCACGCGCCTAAATATGGCAACCTTGCAGGTGTAAGATCTGAACATCATCAACAAATTGATGGTTTACTAGTGGATGTCAAAGCCTAG
- a CDS encoding LysR family transcriptional regulator, with product MKEFNWKNVDLNLLVAFQALYFARSVSIAAEQCCVSQSAMSHTLQRMRTLFDDPLFERVGLKMEPTRRAQEIAPVIDHLLGSIKNELLSKKHFSPDGYTGTWKIGLTDYAEQLFAPQLYDAIKQYSPHSQVSFYNVNRSNYLDIAENEMLDVIIGSIENLNRRFLCEHLYTEQHLCLFDPTSVSFESPLTLERFVQIEHALVSPDGRLQTQVDKLLAKRGLERRVGVASRHFLTIRRLLIGRELVCIVPKRFAEMDVDHHELAAVAPPVEVPDFDIHLLFLKANQYEEKSIWIRKQVAKVVR from the coding sequence GTGAAGGAATTTAACTGGAAAAACGTGGACTTAAACTTGCTGGTGGCATTCCAGGCGCTGTATTTTGCAAGGAGTGTCAGTATCGCGGCCGAGCAATGCTGTGTTAGCCAGTCAGCCATGAGTCACACGCTGCAAAGAATGCGTACATTGTTTGATGACCCGTTGTTTGAACGAGTGGGGCTGAAAATGGAACCCACGAGGCGAGCGCAAGAGATAGCGCCAGTGATTGATCACTTACTTGGCAGTATTAAGAACGAATTGTTGAGCAAGAAGCACTTTTCACCGGATGGTTATACTGGCACATGGAAAATTGGATTAACCGATTATGCCGAGCAGTTGTTCGCTCCTCAACTGTACGACGCAATCAAACAATACTCACCTCACTCTCAGGTCAGTTTCTACAACGTCAACCGCAGTAATTATCTCGACATCGCAGAGAATGAAATGCTGGATGTGATCATCGGTAGTATTGAAAATCTGAATCGCCGTTTTCTTTGTGAGCACCTCTACACCGAGCAGCACTTGTGTTTGTTTGATCCGACAAGCGTCTCGTTTGAATCACCATTAACGCTGGAGCGTTTTGTTCAGATCGAGCACGCATTGGTAAGCCCAGATGGTCGTTTGCAGACGCAAGTTGACAAGTTATTGGCAAAACGTGGATTAGAGCGTCGTGTGGGAGTAGCGTCTCGTCATTTCTTGACCATCAGACGATTGCTAATAGGGCGTGAACTGGTTTGTATTGTGCCAAAGCGTTTTGCTGAGATGGATGTTGACCACCACGAGTTAGCGGCGGTGGCGCCTCCGGTAGAAGTCCCAGATTTTGATATTCACTTACTGTTTTTAAAAGCCAATCAGTATGAAGAGAAAAGCATTTGGATCAGAAAGCAGGTTGCCAAAGTGGTGAGATGA
- the chrA gene encoding chromate efflux transporter — protein MLSIFKTFFWLGWISFGGPAAHIGYFRQTFVEKLKWLDDSEYAQIVALSQFLPGPGSSQVGFALGYKRGGLAGACAAFLGFTLPSVLLMLVLATASSHITDTSTFQSIVHGLKLLAVVVVADATWGMYKNFCQNKLTAGLCVATAIALLIAPGILTQMVVLIIAGLVGMAYLKSEAAEPSQPFKPSIAPLALFAVLLFGLPLFAHTLPMLGLFSDFFQAGSLVFGGGHVVLPLLQNILGDQLSQDAFLTGYAAAQAVPGPMFTFATFLGYELSDSPILGALVATIAVFLPGFLLLLGVLKNWQALASKPLVAGAMVGVNASVVGLLLAALYQPVFSSAVSAPIDVALIIAGFFLHKKLNLSILWMIGFFVISGLIIDLL, from the coding sequence GTGCTTTCAATTTTTAAGACGTTTTTTTGGCTCGGCTGGATCAGCTTTGGTGGTCCCGCCGCTCACATTGGTTACTTTCGTCAAACATTTGTAGAGAAACTAAAATGGCTCGATGACAGCGAATACGCGCAGATTGTCGCCCTGAGCCAATTTTTACCAGGCCCTGGATCTAGTCAGGTCGGCTTTGCACTTGGATACAAACGCGGTGGTTTAGCTGGAGCTTGCGCCGCCTTTTTGGGCTTCACGCTCCCTTCCGTTTTGCTCATGCTCGTTTTAGCGACAGCCAGCAGCCATATTACCGATACCAGCACGTTCCAAAGCATCGTCCACGGATTGAAGTTACTTGCGGTGGTCGTTGTGGCCGACGCAACTTGGGGGATGTACAAAAACTTTTGCCAAAACAAATTAACAGCGGGTTTATGTGTCGCGACGGCCATTGCTTTATTGATTGCCCCTGGAATTTTGACTCAAATGGTCGTGCTCATTATCGCTGGGCTTGTCGGTATGGCATATCTAAAAAGCGAAGCGGCGGAACCCTCACAGCCGTTTAAACCAAGTATTGCGCCATTAGCCTTGTTCGCGGTACTTCTATTCGGCTTACCCTTGTTCGCCCACACATTGCCAATGTTGGGTTTGTTTAGCGACTTCTTTCAAGCGGGTAGCTTAGTATTTGGCGGTGGTCACGTGGTACTGCCATTGCTACAAAACATCCTTGGTGACCAATTAAGTCAAGACGCGTTTTTAACGGGTTATGCCGCGGCTCAAGCGGTTCCTGGGCCTATGTTTACTTTTGCTACGTTTCTAGGGTATGAGCTGTCTGACTCACCGATATTAGGTGCCTTAGTCGCAACTATCGCGGTGTTTTTACCTGGGTTTCTGTTATTACTCGGCGTGCTAAAAAATTGGCAAGCGCTTGCTAGCAAACCTCTGGTAGCAGGCGCAATGGTTGGGGTGAATGCATCGGTTGTAGGGCTATTACTTGCTGCGCTTTATCAACCGGTATTTAGCAGCGCAGTATCCGCACCTATTGATGTCGCGTTAATCATCGCAGGCTTTTTCCTGCACAAGAAACTGAATCTATCGATTTTGTGGATGATTGGGTTCTTTGTGATCTCGGGATTGATCATCGATTTACTCTAG
- a CDS encoding tetratricopeptide repeat protein, with amino-acid sequence MNKNIILCAVLFLGACSSNSEQHAFESDLYDGRPIETFKTDTAPTTELEAIKRGDSALKSNNTDLALYEYIRSLEFKSAEYRDKTLFTIGRIHQSRGNLELSERAYLLALEENPNNIQVLQQLGSNYSKQGDVEQGESYFIRAINADQLRLVSREKIEQGNVTVKEIQELSSDKQSPALAYTGLGVLYDVKTQPKVAQAFYEYALNINPKSSKALMNLGYSHYMSGEYEEAKRYTLDAIEKDGNNEKAQNNLALIYLAQDDSQRALNVFMRFMEAPEALNNVGYFLMLQGKPEKAVTYLQQAIDKKPSYYKVANENLERALLEVRANSADVATRVQ; translated from the coding sequence ATGAATAAAAATATAATATTATGCGCGGTTCTTTTTTTAGGCGCTTGTTCAAGCAATAGTGAGCAGCATGCTTTTGAAAGCGATCTTTATGATGGCCGCCCAATCGAGACGTTTAAAACGGATACCGCCCCAACCACGGAGCTAGAAGCGATTAAACGTGGGGATTCTGCGCTAAAGAGTAACAATACGGATTTGGCGCTGTATGAATACATTCGTTCATTAGAGTTTAAAAGTGCCGAATACCGAGATAAAACGCTATTCACTATCGGTCGAATTCATCAATCGCGTGGAAACCTAGAACTATCAGAAAGGGCGTATCTTCTTGCGCTCGAAGAAAACCCAAATAATATCCAAGTTCTTCAGCAATTAGGTTCTAACTACAGCAAGCAAGGGGATGTCGAGCAGGGAGAGAGCTATTTTATTCGAGCGATTAACGCCGATCAGCTTCGTTTAGTGAGTCGTGAGAAAATTGAACAAGGCAATGTAACTGTCAAGGAAATTCAAGAGCTAAGTAGTGATAAGCAGTCTCCAGCTTTGGCGTATACGGGGCTTGGGGTTTTGTACGATGTTAAAACGCAACCTAAAGTGGCTCAAGCATTTTATGAATACGCATTGAATATTAACCCTAAATCTAGCAAAGCATTGATGAATTTAGGTTACTCCCATTATATGAGTGGTGAGTATGAAGAGGCGAAGCGATACACATTGGATGCGATCGAAAAGGACGGAAACAATGAAAAAGCGCAAAACAATCTCGCGCTGATCTATCTCGCTCAAGATGATTCTCAGCGCGCTTTGAATGTGTTTATGCGCTTTATGGAAGCACCTGAAGCGTTGAATAACGTGGGTTACTTTTTGATGTTGCAAGGTAAACCAGAAAAAGCAGTGACATACCTTCAGCAAGCGATTGATAAAAAGCCATCTTATTACAAAGTGGCCAATGAAAATCTAGAGCGCGCACTATTGGAGGTTCGAGCGAATTCGGCTGACGTGGCAACACGCGTTCAATAG
- a CDS encoding type II secretion system F family protein translates to MDTLLQYIQSITFSEETLVLLMVLLSTITIVVAMFLVVTGSQTALRRRLDTLAPEGIRSSKKEALHSKVGSLSPLLTPKNAKEREDVRVRLIQAGFHHESAISYFYAIKIFATFCGLMVSAIYYLFSGSNTSLLMVVAIGAGVGMFVPNIVLNHLVKKRQSRIKRGVPDALDLLVVCTESGLGLNMALNRVAKELFISHPDLADELETVCLKIKAGYEMPLAFRDMVERTGVYELSGLVSMLSHAAKLGGSLAQTLRDYNEDYRDKRNQEVEEIAAKIPTKMVFPMLVCIWPAFFIVVVGPAGLSLMDALGSLAN, encoded by the coding sequence ATGGATACATTATTGCAGTACATTCAGAGTATTACCTTTTCTGAAGAAACACTGGTTCTCCTTATGGTGTTACTGTCAACGATAACGATTGTCGTTGCCATGTTCTTGGTTGTGACGGGCAGCCAAACGGCATTGAGAAGACGATTGGATACCTTGGCTCCAGAAGGCATTCGAAGCTCTAAGAAAGAAGCGTTGCACAGTAAGGTCGGTTCTTTGTCTCCGCTGTTAACGCCCAAAAATGCGAAAGAGCGTGAAGATGTTCGTGTAAGGCTTATCCAGGCGGGGTTTCACCATGAAAGTGCCATTTCCTATTTTTATGCCATCAAAATATTCGCAACGTTTTGCGGATTAATGGTGTCCGCCATTTATTACCTGTTTTCGGGGTCAAATACCAGTTTGCTTATGGTTGTGGCGATTGGTGCAGGTGTAGGTATGTTCGTGCCGAATATTGTTCTTAACCACTTAGTGAAAAAAAGACAGTCTCGAATTAAGCGTGGCGTTCCGGATGCATTAGATCTGCTGGTAGTCTGTACGGAATCTGGTTTAGGGCTCAATATGGCTCTAAATAGAGTGGCGAAAGAGTTGTTTATTTCTCACCCTGATTTGGCAGATGAATTGGAGACAGTTTGTTTGAAAATCAAAGCGGGGTACGAGATGCCACTGGCTTTTAGGGATATGGTTGAGCGAACTGGGGTGTATGAATTGTCAGGTTTAGTCAGTATGCTTTCTCATGCAGCGAAGTTAGGCGGGAGCTTAGCGCAAACGTTACGCGACTATAACGAAGACTACAGGGACAAGCGTAACCAAGAAGTAGAAGAGATCGCCGCGAAAATACCGACAAAAATGGTTTTTCCAATGTTGGTGTGTATTTGGCCCGCGTTTTTCATTGTCGTTGTCGGCCCTGCCGGATTGTCTTTGATGGACGCATTGGGATCGTTAGCAAATTAG
- a CDS encoding type II secretion system F family protein, which produces MQDYYVYFLGLLFVAVFVISQALLLPSAGKKAKHTAIAKRLKESQSNLDLESRTLLKEHYLRSLSPLDRKLVRYSFFANMKKNLELAGLDWSLTHVVLILAVLQFSTVVLLSLLHQPLYLSIPVSLLWWPVFYFYIVKKTATRLANFEEQFPDALDIMRRMLLSGNPITQAFNEVGNELNDPIGSEFKNTFNLLNYGYDLRLAIMQMVERNPTVSMFAFSSAVLLQKETGGNLAENLEKVSQVLRSRFKLARKIRTLSAESRMSAWILILVPFAVFVMLNVVNPDFIAPLYNDPRGIKMVLVGVVGIVIGALWIRKIINFEV; this is translated from the coding sequence ATGCAAGACTATTATGTGTACTTCCTTGGGTTGTTGTTTGTTGCGGTGTTTGTAATATCGCAGGCGCTCTTATTGCCGTCTGCAGGAAAAAAAGCCAAACATACCGCTATTGCTAAGCGACTAAAAGAGAGCCAGTCCAACCTCGATCTAGAAAGTCGCACTTTGTTGAAAGAGCACTATCTTCGAAGCTTATCTCCGCTAGATCGCAAGTTGGTTCGCTATTCATTTTTTGCAAACATGAAAAAGAACTTAGAGCTAGCAGGGCTGGATTGGTCTTTAACTCACGTGGTGTTGATATTGGCGGTATTACAGTTTTCTACTGTTGTTCTTCTGTCACTGCTTCATCAACCTTTGTACTTATCTATACCTGTATCCTTGTTGTGGTGGCCTGTTTTTTATTTTTACATCGTTAAAAAAACCGCCACACGTTTAGCCAACTTTGAGGAGCAGTTTCCCGACGCGTTAGACATAATGAGAAGGATGTTGTTATCTGGTAATCCTATTACTCAGGCTTTTAACGAAGTGGGGAACGAATTAAACGATCCTATCGGGAGTGAGTTTAAAAACACCTTCAATTTGCTCAACTACGGGTACGATTTGCGTTTAGCCATTATGCAAATGGTGGAGCGCAACCCTACTGTGTCGATGTTCGCCTTTTCGAGTGCGGTGCTGTTGCAAAAAGAAACGGGAGGTAACCTGGCTGAAAACTTAGAGAAGGTGTCACAAGTACTGCGTTCCCGCTTTAAGCTAGCCCGAAAAATTAGAACCTTATCCGCTGAGAGTCGGATGTCGGCTTGGATATTGATTCTTGTGCCCTTTGCTGTCTTCGTGATGCTAAATGTGGTGAATCCTGATTTTATTGCTCCCCTTTATAACGATCCACGCGGGATCAAAATGGTTTTGGTTGGCGTTGTAGGTATCGTCATTGGCGCACTATGGATCAGAAAAATTATCAACTTTGAGGTGTAG